The genomic segment AAATTATTTAAATCATTAAAAGGAGTTACATTATCAAGATATAAGTAAGTTTCAGTTTTTAATTTAAAACCCTTTTTATCTAAAAGTTCAGAAGATTTCTTTATCCATTTAATGTTTCTGTCATATGATTTTAATTCCTCTATACTATGATTTTCTTCTCCAATATTTAAAATAAATATTTCATTATACTGCTCCACATCTTTTGGATTATCTATATTTATTTTAGATATGTTAATTTCCTTTTCTTTTGACAACTGACTTTTAACTAAAGAACTCAATAAATTTTTTTCACTTCCATATTCCTTACTTTTATCATATAAAATAAGTACTTTCTCGTTTTCTCCATAACATTTCATGGGGTTAATAAAATACTCAGCGCCTATAAAGCAAATCAAAATTGTTATAACTCTATAAATAAAGCATTTATTCATGTATATCATATTCCAATTCCTTCTCTGCCAGTCTAATGAGTTCCAATGGATCTTTTATAGAATTATCAAAGGTATAACTACCAATTTGAATATCAAGCTTCACTTTTTTATAGTGAGATCCTTTAGTAAAATCATATTTATTAATGTTCTCTCTAAATCTCTCCTTTACAACTTTAGCTCCACTCATATCAGTAATTGTCAAAAAACCAAAAGTCTTATCATCTATTATATATTTAATATCTTCCTCTCTTAAGCTTTTTTCAAGAACTTGACTTGCCTGAATCAGCAAAAGCTTATATCCTTCTTTTCCTAAAATACTTCTAAGTTTTTCTGCAAACTTAATCTTTACAATAAGTAAGGTAACAGGAATTTTATGTCTTGTGCTAAGCTTCATATATATTGGCAGCTCCATTAAAAGAGCTCTTTGATTTTTAATATTTGTTTCCTCATCTATCATGACTAATTCTGAATTTTCATTTATCAAACTTTCATTTTCTGTTTGAAGCGCAAAAATATTTCTTGAAACTAAAGACATTAAAATAGCTGTACTTGGAATTAGAAAAATCCAGTAATATGAGTAAAAATCAATATTTACATTTCCCCAGAAATTTAAATATAATTTGTAACTCATATAAATAAAATCAGCTGTAAGAGTAACAACTAAAGCCAATGTAACATTAGTATAATAACTTACAAGAGCTATTATCATTACAACTTCGAGCATAATATAATTTTCAAAAGAATTATCCAATTCAAAAACTTTATAGCTTAAACATAAAACAAAGAAATATGCTATAAGTATAGTTATTAGGATATCAACCTTTTTTCTTACATTAACTGGTTCCACATATCATTCCTCCAGTTCAAAACACTTAAAAGTGAATACAAAATCAAATTTTACTTATTGTTTCTTTCATATATAGATAATTCAACTAAGACCTGAACTTATGCATATAACTCGCCGAAATGAATAACATACTTTTGTTCCAGTTTCTAGGTAATTCTGATGGGTGATTCTAAGGCTATAAAGTTGCACCCAAAGTGCTAGCCTCAAAGAACAAGCGCTCACAGAGAAAGTTCGAAGAACGAAATATAAAATGCCCACAGGGAAAGTTCTGCTTACCAAATGTAAAATTTGGAGCATCACTTTTCGATTCTCACTTTTTGAACTAGCACATTTGGAACAACTTATAGCCAAAGAATCACATCCATCAAAATTACCAATGAAACATTCCACAAAAGTATATTACTCATTTCTTGTTAGGATATATTTCATAGTCTAAATCTAACTTATAATTGACTTATCTATATAGATAACACAAGTATGAATTAGACTTATACATATAGCCAACCGAAAGTAAAGACATTGTTGCTTCGCAGGACTATAAAAATTTCGCTGAAAGTGCTAAATTGCAGGTTGTCGCCACTCGTGCTTGCTCCCACTTTCAGTGTGACAAGCACAAGTGGAACAACCTACAATAAAGCACTTTTAACATCTCATTTTTAAATGCCTGCTGCGCAAAAATATTTCTACTTTCTAGTATAAAATATATTTCAAAGTATAAATCAAACGCTAATTTTCAAATGTTTTCTCCATATTATGACCCTTGTGGTTACAAATATATTTATGATTTCTAGTAAAGATATGAGCTTAATAACTTAAACATATATGTTGTAAAAATGTTACAGGAATTTCAGCTGCAATTGTGCATTGTAAATTAAAACATATATATCTATTTATTGTTTTTTGATTTTATCTTAACTTGATGCTTTTGTAATTTTATAGATATAAAATATATTAAAATCAAATCAAAACTCATATTATACATGAAAACATGTTTAGCTAAATCTGCATCTCCTGCCCCTATAACAGATATTATAATTTGAGATATTCCAACTAAAAATATATAAAAATATGCCTCTTCTTTGAAAATCATAGTATCACAGTTGATTTTTCTCGCCTTTATGTATCTAACAGCTGAAGAATAACAATACCCTATTATCACAATAATTGATAGTACAATATTTCCTGTAAATACTTTTTCTTTTACTGTGCTATATAATGCAAAAAAATATGATTTAGCCCCAAATTCTTTGTTTTCAGATTTCTCGTAATTCCCCATTGCATTAGGTCTTATGGAATATCCATTATCAAAAGCTATTTTTAACATTTTAAAAAATGCCCTTGGATTTGTAATATAATAAGAGATTATTTTTGTTGTAGTAAATTTTTTATAATAATCCTCTATAAGCTGTTTATCATATAAATTAACTAAAGTCACATCATCATAGAAAGTTGTATCTTTTAATAAGGAATACTGCTCATTTAAGTTAAAAAATTTCATAACTTCATCAGGGTCTTCTTCATATAATAAAATCCCTCTATTCATTGCATGATATCCATTAATATATTGAAAATCCCCAGTTATTTGCTTATAGAACAATATTGAACTTATCACAAATCCAATAGCTAAAACCATAGATAGCCCCTTAAATAATTTTTCCTTATTTTTAAATCCTATTCTAAGACATAATACTGCAATTAAAATACCAACTGGAGAAAGCTGCTGTTTTGAACCTAAAAATATAAAAGATGAGATTCCAAACAACAATATATTCAGCTTGCTAAACTTATTGAATTCTGCCATATTTAATAAAATTCCTATGCTGAGCAGAAAGAAACTTATATTAATAGCTTCCCCATAAAAAGAATTATAATAAGCTAAATATGTTGTGTCACAAAATATAAAAATGGTTACTAACGTTATTATTAATTTATGTTTTTCTTCAGTAACTTGATTTATTAATACCTTTACAATTAAATAAATTCCAATTGCCTCTACAAATAAAAACATCCATGACATGAATCTTATATCTAAAATGAAATTTTTATTAATCATCTGGCTTATGTAAACTGCTATCTTAATGAAAATTCCCTGAGTTGATATAAAGTTTT from the Clostridium beijerinckii genome contains:
- a CDS encoding diguanylate cyclase domain-containing protein, with amino-acid sequence MEPVNVRKKVDILITILIAYFFVLCLSYKVFELDNSFENYIMLEVVMIIALVSYYTNVTLALVVTLTADFIYMSYKLYLNFWGNVNIDFYSYYWIFLIPSTAILMSLVSRNIFALQTENESLINENSELVMIDEETNIKNQRALLMELPIYMKLSTRHKIPVTLLIVKIKFAEKLRSILGKEGYKLLLIQASQVLEKSLREEDIKYIIDDKTFGFLTITDMSGAKVVKERFRENINKYDFTKGSHYKKVKLDIQIGSYTFDNSIKDPLELIRLAEKELEYDIHE